In Synechococcus sp. UW69, the following are encoded in one genomic region:
- a CDS encoding ABC transporter transmembrane domain-containing protein: protein MPPLFFGFPPSINAFLDLRDAFGLEWPVRKWIQVSSALIQSVFKNPPFNLLSPEERNSLLDQAELVRYELGARILQYSTASPGLLVLMQGEVRVLSQLSSGRTITLDRRGSGQLLGWISLLSKSSVEYIQASDQCVCLLIPSMGIQEALKSNNAFYDYFDSKVSLSESLFVLDKVFKTLLCPPSDEEAWIRQIVKRTVVQSIHPSDFVSNTKESYFLASDLTLDSGEVLNVGSHLTSHFFDSGFFTGLESSLRVLICPHHLIAPYQSQLDFDKNDRVSSPSDSNLYTIATDSEEVLARIASTEELGFINSEDLEPRQKFPSRSSSNINGQIRACMHNVADLFSIPFSSEVIDRIIQQQLKKRSKVSLELLAILGEVLGLQTRLGKVRPDQFHAVVTPFILLQDSGDSSSSRPILVLESRNSNYTVSDSKLGIIELSLSDIFANGVDIKRVLLFNKTETTKTNRFGWQWFAPLLRKYRWSLLIVFLATFGAQIATLAIPLLMQQIIDKTLSQGNISSLNVLGGALIAIALFQALMQGLRTFVFKDTADRMDLQLGATVIDRLLRLPLPFFDRRPVGELSQRLGEMNSIRNFLTGTAITSVMDMLFSVIYIVVMILYSPLLTVVALSTFPLYAMLVFIVAPLYKSLIRKQAVAQARTQSHVIEVLGAIQTVKAQNIELKSRWKWQDRYQGVVEQGFKAVTVGTISGQIGNFLNTLSSLLLLWVGMIEVIEGNITLGQLIAFRIIAGYVTGPLLRLSNLYQGFQKVSLSFERLGDIINQQPEANANTGQIALPPLSGDVSFDDLCFRFANQGPLTLDHVTLNVEHGQFVGVAGLSGSGKSTLMKLLGRLYEPMSGRILIDAYDIAKTDLGSLRQQVGIVPQESLLFEGSVRENLSLGRPEADTDDIIRAAKVACAHDFIMDLPDGYNTILSEKGSNLSGGQRQRLSIARTLLAEPRMLILDEATSALDYQTEAQVCENLKSELDGRTVFFITHRLGTIRNADKIIMMHQGQVVEEGVHSELLEMKGRYFALYSQQEAGGNQ from the coding sequence TTGCCTCCTCTTTTTTTTGGCTTTCCTCCCTCTATCAATGCTTTTTTAGATCTTCGGGATGCTTTTGGTTTAGAGTGGCCTGTGCGCAAATGGATTCAGGTGTCATCAGCTCTCATTCAAAGCGTCTTTAAGAATCCACCATTTAATTTATTATCGCCTGAAGAGCGTAATTCCCTTCTTGATCAGGCTGAACTAGTGCGTTATGAGTTGGGTGCTCGTATTTTGCAGTATTCAACGGCCAGTCCAGGTTTGTTAGTCTTAATGCAAGGTGAGGTGAGAGTTCTATCTCAATTATCTTCTGGCAGAACAATTACCCTTGATCGTCGTGGTTCCGGTCAGTTACTTGGCTGGATATCTCTTTTGTCGAAATCGTCTGTTGAATATATTCAAGCATCTGATCAGTGTGTATGTCTTCTCATACCTTCTATGGGAATTCAGGAGGCTTTGAAATCTAACAATGCTTTTTACGATTACTTTGATTCTAAAGTAAGTCTTTCTGAAAGTCTATTTGTTCTTGATAAAGTCTTTAAGACCCTTTTATGCCCTCCCTCAGACGAAGAAGCTTGGATTCGTCAAATAGTAAAGCGTACTGTTGTTCAATCTATTCACCCTTCTGATTTCGTTTCTAATACGAAAGAATCTTATTTCTTAGCTTCTGACCTCACGCTTGATTCAGGCGAGGTATTGAATGTTGGTTCACATTTAACTAGCCACTTCTTTGATAGTGGTTTCTTTACTGGGTTAGAATCTTCTTTGCGAGTACTGATTTGCCCACATCACTTAATAGCTCCCTATCAATCGCAACTTGATTTTGATAAGAACGACCGAGTCTCTTCTCCTTCGGATTCCAATCTTTATACCATCGCAACAGATTCAGAAGAGGTCTTGGCCCGAATTGCATCAACTGAAGAATTAGGTTTTATTAACTCCGAAGATCTTGAGCCTCGTCAAAAATTTCCTTCGAGATCATCTTCTAATATTAACGGCCAAATTAGGGCGTGTATGCATAATGTAGCTGATTTATTTTCAATACCATTTTCCTCTGAGGTTATTGATAGAATTATCCAGCAACAACTTAAAAAACGTAGTAAGGTCAGTCTGGAGCTACTTGCCATCCTTGGAGAAGTCCTCGGATTGCAAACTCGGCTTGGCAAGGTTAGGCCCGATCAGTTTCATGCTGTCGTTACTCCATTTATTTTATTACAGGATTCAGGCGATTCCAGTTCTTCTAGGCCAATATTAGTTTTAGAGTCACGAAATTCAAATTATACTGTCTCTGATTCTAAGTTAGGAATAATAGAGCTTTCGCTCTCAGATATTTTTGCTAATGGTGTGGACATTAAAAGGGTTCTCCTTTTTAATAAAACAGAGACAACAAAAACTAACCGTTTCGGTTGGCAGTGGTTTGCTCCGTTGCTTAGAAAATACCGCTGGTCGTTGCTTATTGTATTCCTGGCTACTTTTGGAGCACAGATTGCTACATTAGCAATACCATTATTAATGCAGCAGATAATTGATAAAACTCTTTCCCAAGGAAACATAAGCAGTTTGAATGTTTTAGGTGGTGCGCTAATTGCTATTGCGCTTTTTCAAGCATTAATGCAGGGACTCCGCACATTCGTTTTCAAGGATACTGCCGATCGAATGGATTTGCAGCTTGGTGCCACGGTTATTGATCGTCTTCTAAGACTTCCTCTTCCATTCTTTGATCGTCGTCCTGTTGGTGAATTAAGTCAACGTCTGGGAGAAATGAATTCTATTCGTAACTTTCTTACAGGTACGGCAATCACTTCTGTTATGGATATGCTTTTTAGTGTTATTTATATTGTTGTGATGATTCTTTATAGCCCTCTATTGACCGTTGTTGCGCTTTCAACATTTCCTCTTTATGCAATGCTTGTATTTATTGTGGCTCCTCTCTATAAATCATTAATACGCAAGCAGGCGGTCGCACAAGCACGTACACAGAGTCACGTGATTGAAGTTTTGGGAGCTATTCAGACTGTTAAGGCACAAAATATAGAACTTAAAAGTCGCTGGAAATGGCAAGATCGTTATCAAGGTGTCGTTGAACAGGGATTCAAAGCAGTTACTGTTGGTACGATTAGTGGTCAAATTGGTAATTTTCTAAATACTCTCAGTAGTTTACTTCTTCTTTGGGTGGGTATGATTGAAGTTATTGAAGGCAATATTACGCTTGGTCAGCTTATTGCTTTCCGAATTATTGCCGGATATGTAACAGGTCCCTTGCTAAGGCTTTCAAATCTCTATCAAGGTTTCCAGAAAGTTAGTCTTAGTTTTGAACGACTTGGTGATATTATTAATCAGCAGCCTGAAGCAAATGCCAATACAGGTCAAATTGCATTACCACCTTTGTCTGGTGATGTCTCTTTTGACGATCTCTGCTTCCGTTTTGCTAACCAAGGTCCTTTAACTCTAGATCATGTCACCTTAAATGTTGAACATGGTCAGTTTGTTGGCGTTGCAGGTTTAAGTGGAAGTGGAAAGAGTACTTTGATGAAGTTATTAGGTCGACTGTATGAACCTATGTCTGGCCGTATATTAATTGATGCTTATGATATAGCTAAGACTGATCTTGGTTCTTTGCGTCAGCAGGTTGGAATTGTTCCACAAGAAAGCCTTCTCTTTGAAGGTAGTGTCCGAGAAAATCTATCTTTAGGACGTCCCGAGGCGGACACTGATGATATTATTAGAGCCGCAAAAGTAGCTTGTGCTCATGACTTCATTATGGATCTTCCAGATGGTTACAATACAATTTTGTCTGAGAAAGGTAGTAATTTAAGTGGTGGTCAGCGTCAGCGTTTATCTATCGCTCGGACCCTTCTAGCGGAACCTAGAATGTTGATTCTTGATGAGGCAACTAGTGCATTAGACTATCAAACTGAAGCCCAAGTTTGTGAAAATTTAAAATCCGAACTTGATGGCCGAACTGTGTTTTTCATAACACATCGGTTGGGCACTATAAGGAATGCAGATAAAATTATCATGATGCATCAAGGTCAAGTTGTTGAGGAAGGGGTACATTCTGAATTGCTTGAAATGAAAGGTCGATATTTTGCTCTTTACTCGCAACAAGAAGCTGGCGGCAATCAATAG
- a CDS encoding glycosyltransferase family 39 protein, which translates to MLLIDATTLWSDELYTVGKSFQPSLRSLLVMLREDTHPPAYYVLLWFWGNLVGQSPISLRFLSWLAYLAGGFVMVLQAMALGGGRLRVAAIAALLAFCSPYPIRFAIEGKSYAVLVLFVALAWWWRRSGHPIAYGAVAGLAGLTHFYGLFLVLAAAAWDGWQRRWTFAAAALIGVIPALAWMAYAADYLFSSRAASWIGVPDYALFEETLARGLGLWPLPKLALILLLLELLRRWGGLRRIPWPAWNLLDRSGLIPSLLMVLGVVVVSFVKPMAFSRYFVVLLPAVVPVLSVQIGGLELNRFGRGCGLVVLGLILASWWGPGFSELDAGLGGVREQDQFRQISQRTSGLEERYSPRERLFNLSDRMEAAMGRIPSPSAPWGGKADLKQRLQGLDQPQQLWLASSGPPLAMKRKLKPLQSQVELAGFRCEPQATDLTHARLLRCRSESMGLSK; encoded by the coding sequence TTGCTGTTGATTGATGCTACGACTCTTTGGAGTGACGAGCTCTACACCGTTGGCAAGAGTTTTCAGCCCAGTCTTCGAAGTCTCTTGGTGATGCTCCGGGAAGACACTCACCCCCCCGCCTATTACGTTCTGCTTTGGTTTTGGGGGAATCTTGTTGGACAAAGTCCTATAAGTCTTCGTTTTTTGTCTTGGCTGGCCTATCTGGCCGGTGGATTTGTGATGGTTCTACAGGCGATGGCCCTAGGGGGGGGGCGTCTCAGGGTGGCGGCCATCGCAGCGCTGCTGGCTTTCTGTAGCCCTTATCCGATCCGCTTTGCGATCGAGGGCAAGAGCTATGCCGTGCTTGTACTTTTTGTGGCTCTGGCCTGGTGGTGGCGCCGTTCGGGCCATCCCATCGCTTACGGGGCGGTGGCCGGGCTGGCAGGACTGACCCACTTCTATGGATTGTTTCTGGTGCTGGCGGCCGCGGCTTGGGATGGTTGGCAACGCCGCTGGACATTTGCTGCCGCCGCCTTGATCGGAGTCATCCCGGCCTTGGCCTGGATGGCTTATGCAGCTGACTATTTATTCAGCTCCCGGGCCGCCAGTTGGATCGGTGTGCCGGATTACGCCTTGTTTGAGGAAACCTTGGCCCGCGGCCTTGGACTCTGGCCGCTGCCCAAATTGGCTCTGATCCTGCTGTTGCTGGAGTTGCTGCGGCGTTGGGGAGGGCTGCGTCGGATCCCCTGGCCGGCTTGGAATCTGCTCGATCGAAGCGGTCTGATCCCGTCCCTGCTGATGGTCCTGGGGGTGGTTGTTGTGTCGTTCGTGAAGCCAATGGCCTTCAGCCGTTATTTCGTGGTGCTGTTACCGGCTGTGGTGCCCGTCTTGTCGGTGCAGATTGGTGGTTTGGAGCTCAATCGCTTCGGCCGTGGCTGTGGTCTTGTTGTGCTGGGGCTGATTTTGGCCAGCTGGTGGGGGCCGGGGTTCAGCGAGCTTGATGCCGGGCTTGGTGGTGTACGGGAACAGGACCAGTTCCGTCAGATCAGTCAGCGCACCAGCGGGTTGGAGGAGCGCTACAGCCCCCGCGAGCGTTTGTTCAACCTCAGCGACCGGATGGAGGCGGCGATGGGGAGGATTCCTTCGCCATCAGCGCCGTGGGGGGGAAAGGCGGATCTGAAGCAACGGCTGCAGGGACTGGATCAGCCGCAGCAACTTTGGCTGGCCAGCAGTGGGCCGCCGCTGGCTATGAAGCGCAAGCTCAAACCGCTGCAATCGCAGGTTGAGCTTGCGGGTTTCCGCTGTGAACCGCAAGCTACCGACCTCACCCATGCACGGCTGTTGCGTTGCCGATCTGAATCCATGGGCCTGTCCAAATGA
- the selD gene encoding selenide, water dikinase SelD has protein sequence MSTTGVLLLAGGGHSHALLLNRWAMRPERRPPHSITLVNRSSTALYSGMVPGLIAGLYQRDELAIDLRQLCDRAGVAFVEAEITGLNPQQNWLTLRDRPALHFDWLSMDVGAVSRPSATGMPIKPLEASLAFLESEDSCDPKPLRVIGAGAAGLEVVLALRRRWPQRALELQQRPGQLDRALQRVLRRARIDLINDDSHPCGPSLLCTGSQGPAWLAKAGLPLDPDGRIRTDRCLRVDGHPSLFASGDCAVISAAPRPASGVWAVRAGRPLASNLEAACRGQPLRPWNPQRQALQLIGSHEDAAWARWGSWRLGPSPLIWRLKQRIDRAFMAGFQRPPTMPDAAPMACRGCAAKLPAQPLGAALERVGLGGQPEDAALLPGNQELLQSMDGFPALVSDPWLNGRLTALHACSDLWACGAEVSSAMATITLPMIPANDQQELLVQTLAGIRSVLDEQGAELIGGHTMESRSAAPVPASLGVQVTLTVNGSNSKPPWLKSGLRPGDALLISRPLGTGVLFAGAMSGATKAPDLDAALRGMACSQHTLLEQVEPVRKDIHACTDITGFGLLGHLGEMLQNDPGLKVELDNPAIPTYHGALELFERGVSSTLAPSNRAAWRWLEGPVQLHQQPSAALLELLVDPQTCGPLLLACTSEAAEQLIWTGPWIQIGNATAVHG, from the coding sequence ATGAGTACAACTGGTGTGCTGCTCCTGGCCGGCGGCGGCCATAGCCATGCGCTTCTGCTCAATCGCTGGGCGATGCGGCCGGAGCGACGCCCGCCGCACAGCATCACGCTGGTGAACCGCAGCAGCACAGCTCTGTATTCCGGCATGGTGCCTGGGCTGATTGCCGGTCTCTATCAGCGCGACGAGCTCGCCATCGACCTGCGCCAGCTCTGTGACAGGGCCGGAGTGGCCTTCGTGGAAGCGGAAATCACCGGATTGAACCCTCAGCAGAACTGGCTGACGCTTCGCGATCGGCCTGCACTCCACTTTGATTGGCTCAGCATGGATGTGGGCGCAGTAAGCCGACCGAGCGCCACTGGGATGCCGATCAAGCCCTTGGAAGCGTCGCTCGCCTTTCTGGAGAGCGAAGATTCATGCGACCCCAAGCCCCTGCGGGTAATCGGAGCGGGAGCTGCCGGTTTGGAAGTCGTCTTAGCACTGCGTCGCCGCTGGCCGCAACGGGCGCTGGAGCTGCAACAGCGTCCTGGGCAACTGGATCGAGCACTGCAACGGGTGCTGCGACGGGCGCGCATCGACTTGATCAATGACGACAGCCACCCCTGCGGACCCAGCCTGCTTTGCACAGGAAGCCAGGGTCCCGCTTGGCTTGCGAAGGCCGGTCTACCGCTGGATCCCGATGGCCGGATCCGCACGGATCGCTGTCTGAGGGTGGACGGGCATCCATCCCTGTTCGCTAGCGGAGACTGTGCCGTGATCAGCGCCGCGCCCCGCCCGGCGTCAGGGGTGTGGGCGGTACGCGCCGGACGCCCCTTGGCCAGCAATCTGGAAGCAGCCTGCCGGGGCCAACCCCTGCGCCCCTGGAATCCGCAGCGTCAGGCGCTGCAGCTGATCGGCAGCCATGAGGATGCCGCCTGGGCGCGGTGGGGCAGCTGGCGGCTGGGGCCATCCCCCCTGATTTGGCGCCTGAAGCAACGCATCGACCGCGCCTTCATGGCCGGATTTCAGCGACCGCCGACGATGCCCGATGCGGCTCCGATGGCCTGCCGGGGTTGCGCAGCCAAGTTGCCCGCCCAACCCCTGGGCGCAGCCCTGGAACGGGTGGGGCTGGGGGGGCAGCCGGAAGACGCCGCTCTTCTCCCTGGCAATCAAGAGCTGCTGCAAAGCATGGATGGCTTTCCGGCCCTGGTGAGTGACCCCTGGCTGAACGGCCGTCTGACGGCCCTGCATGCCTGCTCTGATCTGTGGGCCTGCGGTGCTGAGGTCTCCAGCGCTATGGCAACGATCACGCTGCCGATGATCCCGGCCAACGATCAGCAGGAGCTGCTGGTGCAGACCCTCGCCGGCATCCGCTCGGTTCTGGATGAACAGGGCGCCGAACTGATCGGTGGACACACGATGGAGTCGCGCAGCGCCGCACCCGTGCCGGCAAGCCTCGGGGTGCAGGTCACCCTCACGGTGAACGGCAGCAACAGCAAACCGCCCTGGCTGAAATCAGGCCTGCGGCCCGGTGATGCCCTGCTGATCAGTCGCCCCCTTGGCACCGGGGTGCTGTTTGCAGGGGCCATGAGCGGCGCCACGAAAGCTCCTGATCTGGATGCTGCGCTGCGGGGCATGGCGTGCAGCCAGCACACGCTTCTTGAGCAGGTGGAGCCGGTCCGGAAGGACATTCACGCCTGCACCGACATCACCGGTTTCGGCCTGCTTGGACATCTGGGCGAGATGCTCCAGAACGACCCAGGACTCAAGGTCGAGTTGGACAACCCTGCTATCCCGACCTACCACGGTGCGCTGGAGCTGTTCGAACGCGGCGTCTCCAGCACGCTGGCCCCGTCCAACCGGGCAGCCTGGCGGTGGCTGGAGGGGCCTGTTCAGCTGCACCAGCAGCCCTCCGCTGCCCTGCTGGAGCTGCTGGTGGACCCGCAGACCTGCGGCCCGCTGCTTCTGGCTTGCACGAGCGAGGCTGCCGAACAGCTCATTTGGACAGGCCCATGGATTCAGATCGGCAACGCAACAGCCGTGCATGGGTGA
- the galE gene encoding UDP-glucose 4-epimerase GalE → MSRRVLITGGAGFIGSHTCLVLLEKGHELVVLDNFDNSSPEALKRVQALAGSTQLTLVEGDVRNPSAVDQAFSAAGAVDGVIHFAGLKAVGESVANPLLYWDVNVNGSRVLAAAMERYGCRTLVFSSTSTAYGEPETFPLREDMPTAPVHPYAQTKVAVEQMLGALCRSGQWQVACLRYFNPVGAHPSGRIGEDPMGIPNNLFPYITQVAAGRRDRLRIFGQDYPTPDGTGIRDYLHVMDLAEAHGTALDHLFERQTSDPLTLNIGTGRGLSVLDVVHGFEQATGLTIPYEVVERRPGDVPRLEACPQTARSVLGWSARRSLEEMCRDGWAWQQANPAGYRHNP, encoded by the coding sequence ATGAGCCGGAGGGTCCTCATCACTGGAGGTGCCGGCTTCATTGGGAGTCACACCTGCCTTGTGCTGCTGGAGAAGGGCCACGAGCTTGTGGTGCTCGACAACTTCGACAACAGCAGCCCCGAAGCTCTGAAGCGGGTGCAGGCGCTGGCAGGTTCAACCCAGCTGACCCTGGTGGAGGGGGACGTGCGTAACCCCAGCGCTGTGGATCAGGCCTTCAGCGCTGCTGGAGCCGTGGATGGGGTGATTCATTTTGCCGGACTGAAAGCCGTTGGGGAATCGGTCGCCAACCCACTCCTTTACTGGGATGTGAATGTGAACGGCAGCCGCGTGCTAGCGGCAGCTATGGAGCGTTACGGCTGCCGAACCTTGGTTTTCAGCAGCACATCCACCGCCTACGGAGAACCCGAAACGTTCCCACTGCGGGAAGACATGCCAACGGCGCCGGTCCACCCCTATGCCCAGACCAAAGTGGCGGTGGAACAGATGCTGGGGGCCCTTTGTCGCTCGGGCCAATGGCAAGTGGCTTGCCTGCGCTACTTCAACCCGGTTGGCGCTCATCCAAGCGGACGGATCGGTGAAGACCCGATGGGAATTCCCAATAACTTGTTCCCTTACATCACCCAGGTAGCCGCAGGCCGCCGGGATCGATTACGCATCTTCGGCCAGGACTACCCCACACCGGATGGCACCGGCATCCGGGATTACCTGCACGTGATGGATCTGGCCGAAGCCCATGGCACGGCTCTTGATCACTTGTTCGAGCGGCAAACGTCTGATCCCTTAACCCTGAACATCGGCACCGGCCGTGGCCTCAGCGTGCTGGACGTGGTGCACGGTTTCGAACAGGCCACAGGCTTGACCATCCCCTACGAAGTTGTGGAGCGTCGACCCGGCGATGTGCCCCGCCTCGAGGCCTGCCCCCAGACCGCGCGGAGCGTGCTCGGCTGGAGTGCCCGCCGAAGCCTGGAGGAGATGTGCCGCGATGGCTGGGCCTGGCAGCAGGCCAATCCAGCGGGGTATCGGCACAACCCATGA
- a CDS encoding peptidylprolyl isomerase, which produces MVPKLQRAIGVEGQALLDRFNLLKPLVEQMLISEAIAHVVVSHEQLEQARLGLLEQRGYDGIEQWAELLGEWGRSEGEVLERLRHGIRRRSFIRERFAAKAEARFLERKNELDQVVYSLLRLENSFLARELYLQIESGESNFADLAKRYAEGPERNTNGIVGPVSLTQAHPILVEKLRVAQPGVLLEPFRISDWWLVVRLERYSPATFTDEVSDQMCQEMFDAWIDEETANSLSLLASGTTEPAPTNDFSDFSISR; this is translated from the coding sequence GTGGTTCCGAAGTTGCAGCGAGCGATTGGGGTAGAAGGTCAAGCTCTTCTTGACCGGTTCAACCTGCTCAAGCCCTTGGTAGAGCAAATGCTGATCAGTGAGGCGATCGCCCACGTCGTGGTCTCACATGAACAGCTGGAGCAGGCGCGGCTCGGCTTGCTTGAGCAGCGTGGTTACGACGGCATCGAGCAGTGGGCGGAGCTTCTGGGTGAGTGGGGGCGTAGCGAGGGGGAGGTTCTGGAGCGTCTTCGCCACGGCATTCGTCGCCGCAGCTTCATTCGGGAGCGTTTCGCGGCTAAGGCTGAGGCGCGCTTCCTGGAACGCAAGAACGAGCTGGATCAGGTGGTGTACAGCCTGCTTCGTCTAGAGAACAGCTTTCTGGCGCGTGAGCTCTACCTGCAGATCGAATCGGGTGAATCCAATTTCGCCGATCTGGCCAAGCGCTACGCCGAGGGACCGGAACGCAACACCAACGGAATCGTGGGCCCCGTCTCCCTCACCCAGGCGCATCCGATCTTGGTCGAGAAGTTACGGGTCGCTCAGCCCGGTGTGCTGCTTGAACCCTTCCGAATTTCGGATTGGTGGCTGGTGGTTCGGTTGGAGCGTTACTCACCAGCAACGTTCACCGATGAGGTTTCTGATCAGATGTGCCAAGAAATGTTCGACGCCTGGATCGACGAGGAAACCGCCAACAGCTTGAGCCTGCTTGCCTCTGGAACGACAGAGCCGGCGCCCACAAATGACTTCAGCGACTTCAGCATCTCCCGATGA